One Chloroflexota bacterium genomic region harbors:
- a CDS encoding polyribonucleotide nucleotidyltransferase produces the protein MHLVDTLIGQNTLALKTGELATLASGAVTASYGDTVVLVTVCMAKELREGATFFPLTVDYEERLYAAGKIPGGFFRREGRPGQQAVLSSRLTDRLLRPLFPKEFRQEVQIITTVLSADQENSPEVLAAVGASTALTLSEIPFEGPVSTVRVGHIDGEFVINPTYSQLQESLIDLVVASTKEAVVMIEAGAKEAPEKVVLDAIKLGHQTNQQIIALQERLRAFCGKAKVSFGIDKPDPELEAAVSMALAGKFSELIGKGKLERDELLSDWKRELIEKLKERYQADQVSSVFEARLKAELRASILEKGLRPDGRQLADIRHIKCEVGLLPRTHGSGLFSRGLTQVLNIATLGSAGDEQTLDGLTLEESKRFMHHYNFPPFSTGEIKRTGTPSRREIGHGALVEKALIPVIPSEEDFPYTIRLVSEVLSSNGSTSMASVCASTLSLMDAGIPIRAPVAGVAMGLVTREDGRFAVLTDLEGLEDAYGDMDFKVAGTANGITALQMDIKIKGLRQEILEKALDQAHEARLFVLGKMLETIASSRPELSKYAPRMVKINIDPSKIGAVIGPGGRMIRSIVEKSKATVDVEDDGTVLIGSTDPAAAQKAIALIEELTKEVEVGGIYTGKVTRILPFGAVVEILPGKDGLVHISELADYRVPSVEDVVKVGDEITVMVKDIDRQGGKISLSRRAVFQGASDTDKGSEEAVPPTRSYRPRKYPDGQRDTRSSPGGRRYHRPGGEPPPRGNSPR, from the coding sequence TTGCACCTGGTTGATACTCTAATCGGTCAAAACACACTCGCATTGAAAACAGGTGAACTAGCCACGTTGGCAAGTGGTGCTGTTACTGCAAGCTATGGCGATACGGTGGTGCTGGTAACAGTCTGCATGGCCAAGGAACTCAGGGAAGGAGCAACCTTCTTCCCGTTAACCGTAGACTACGAAGAAAGGCTCTACGCGGCTGGCAAGATACCAGGGGGATTCTTTCGAAGGGAAGGGCGGCCCGGCCAGCAGGCAGTTCTCTCTAGTCGCCTGACCGACCGCCTGCTTCGCCCTCTCTTCCCCAAAGAGTTTCGGCAGGAAGTGCAGATCATAACTACTGTTCTCTCAGCAGATCAAGAAAATTCTCCTGAGGTGTTAGCCGCTGTAGGTGCTTCCACCGCTCTCACCTTGTCAGAAATTCCTTTCGAGGGACCGGTGAGCACTGTTCGCGTTGGCCATATCGATGGCGAGTTCGTGATCAACCCCACCTATAGCCAACTTCAAGAAAGCCTCATCGATCTGGTTGTCGCCAGCACAAAAGAGGCGGTGGTGATGATAGAAGCAGGTGCTAAAGAGGCCCCCGAGAAAGTTGTTCTGGATGCCATAAAACTCGGGCATCAGACTAACCAGCAGATTATCGCCCTTCAAGAGCGACTTCGGGCCTTCTGTGGCAAGGCCAAGGTGAGCTTTGGGATAGACAAGCCTGACCCCGAGCTGGAAGCCGCTGTCTCTATGGCTCTTGCGGGCAAGTTTAGCGAGCTTATTGGCAAGGGCAAGCTAGAACGGGATGAATTGCTATCAGACTGGAAGAGAGAATTGATTGAAAAGCTAAAGGAGCGCTATCAGGCTGACCAAGTCTCTTCTGTGTTTGAAGCCAGGCTAAAGGCAGAGCTAAGGGCCAGCATATTAGAGAAAGGCCTTCGGCCCGATGGCCGTCAGTTAGCGGATATTCGTCACATCAAGTGTGAAGTGGGGCTTCTGCCCCGCACCCACGGCTCAGGTTTATTCAGTCGGGGTCTAACTCAGGTACTGAATATCGCTACCCTTGGTTCGGCGGGCGATGAACAAACGCTGGATGGGCTCACCTTGGAGGAAAGCAAGCGTTTCATGCATCACTACAACTTCCCCCCGTTCTCCACTGGCGAAATAAAACGCACCGGTACCCCATCGCGCCGCGAGATTGGCCATGGTGCTCTTGTGGAGAAAGCCCTTATCCCCGTAATCCCGTCAGAGGAGGATTTCCCGTACACTATCCGATTGGTATCTGAAGTCCTCAGTTCTAACGGTAGCACGTCCATGGCATCGGTTTGCGCCAGCACCTTGTCCCTTATGGATGCTGGCATACCTATCAGAGCGCCCGTGGCGGGAGTAGCTATGGGCCTGGTCACCAGAGAAGACGGCCGATTTGCCGTCCTCACTGACCTCGAAGGCCTGGAGGATGCCTACGGGGATATGGACTTCAAGGTGGCGGGCACGGCGAACGGGATAACCGCGTTGCAGATGGACATCAAGATCAAGGGCTTGCGCCAGGAGATCTTGGAGAAAGCTCTGGATCAAGCTCATGAAGCGCGTCTTTTCGTCCTTGGCAAAATGCTGGAGACAATCGCCTCCAGTCGCCCTGAGCTGAGCAAGTACGCACCGAGGATGGTCAAGATAAACATCGACCCAAGCAAGATAGGAGCTGTCATAGGACCCGGTGGCAGGATGATCAGATCTATAGTAGAGAAGTCAAAGGCAACTGTAGATGTGGAAGACGATGGCACTGTGCTCATCGGCTCCACGGATCCGGCAGCAGCCCAGAAGGCGATTGCCTTGATTGAAGAGCTGACCAAGGAAGTGGAAGTTGGCGGCATTTACACCGGGAAGGTGACTCGCATCCTTCCCTTCGGAGCTGTAGTGGAAATCCTTCCCGGCAAGGATGGGTTGGTTCATATCAGCGAGCTGGCCGATTACCGAGTGCCCAGCGTGGAAGACGTGGTCAAGGTGGGCGATGAGATCACTGTCATGGTGAAGGATATCGATCGCCAGGGAGGCAAGATAAGCCTTTCCCGCCGTGCCGTATTTCAGGGGGCTTCTGACACAGATAAAGGATCAGAGGAAGCAGTGCCACCGACCCGGAGCTACCGCCCCAGAAAGTACCCCGATGGGCAGCGTGATACGAGGAGCAGCCCGGGAGGCAGGCGTTATCACCGGCCTGGGGGGGAACCTCCCCCACG
- the rpsO gene encoding 30S ribosomal protein S15 yields the protein MDKEKKEATVEQFRLHEKDTGSTAVQVALLTERINQLTEHLKIHREDHHSQRGLLKLVGQRKRLLAYLKREDVGRYRELIGKLSLRK from the coding sequence TTGGACAAGGAGAAAAAGGAAGCCACTGTAGAGCAGTTCAGGCTTCATGAGAAGGATACTGGATCTACCGCGGTTCAGGTGGCTCTCTTGACAGAGCGGATAAACCAGTTGACTGAGCACCTGAAAATACATCGCGAAGACCATCATTCTCAACGCGGACTGCTGAAGCTGGTAGGGCAGCGGAAACGGCTGCTCGCTTATTTGAAGAGGGAGGATGTGGGGCGCTACCGCGAGCTTATAGGAAAGCTCAGTCTGCGGAAATAG
- a CDS encoding flavodoxin family protein: protein MRVLAFNGSPKAGKSNTSLILDPFLEGMKEVGAEVEFFYTKKLKINPCQGERSCSTSTPGECIQKDDDMAMLYPKMRQAEVWVFATPVYWGGMTGPLKNLMDRMVPLLQPFAQPSDAFTNNGQKQNMVVLVSNCGWWDLNIFDMLVAHMKAFSLGVGRRFAGALLRPHGPALGPMKEMGAPVGDVFEAARRAGHELARDGRMSKETLSIVSRELLPRETYIGGKL from the coding sequence ATGAGGGTCCTGGCATTCAATGGTAGTCCTAAGGCGGGGAAGAGTAACACCTCCCTAATCCTCGATCCGTTTCTCGAGGGTATGAAAGAAGTTGGGGCGGAGGTCGAGTTCTTCTACACTAAGAAGCTCAAGATCAACCCCTGTCAGGGAGAGCGCTCCTGCAGTACCAGCACCCCTGGTGAGTGCATCCAGAAGGATGATGACATGGCAATGCTATACCCCAAGATGCGCCAGGCAGAAGTATGGGTTTTTGCCACACCGGTGTATTGGGGAGGGATGACTGGGCCACTGAAGAATCTGATGGATCGCATGGTGCCGCTGCTGCAACCCTTTGCCCAGCCAAGCGATGCCTTCACTAATAATGGGCAAAAGCAGAATATGGTCGTGCTTGTTTCCAACTGTGGCTGGTGGGATCTGAACATCTTTGACATGCTGGTGGCCCACATGAAGGCCTTTTCCCTGGGTGTCGGCAGAAGGTTTGCCGGAGCGCTGCTGCGGCCCCACGGGCCTGCTTTGGGGCCGATGAAGGAGATGGGTGCGCCGGTGGGCGATGTCTTTGAGGCCGCCAGGAGAGCAGGGCACGAACTCGCCCGCGACGGCAGGATGTCAAAGGAGACCCTGTCTATTGTTAGCCGAGAGCTTCTACCGCGGGAAACCTACATCGGAGGCAAGCTCTGA
- a CDS encoding glucose 1-dehydrogenase — MGLLENKVALVTGAASGIGRATAIMLAKEGAKVTVNDINVEGGLETVRIIRNAGGEAIMVQADVSKADQVEAMVKRIVDTFGGLHCACNNAFYQQQQRVDAHLLDEDEWHKAITVNLTGTWLSMKYEIPVMLARGGGSIVNVSSVAGIKGEPYQAHYSASKGGINALTMCAAAEYAARGIRVNAVAPGAILTPAFRAFFQYMPEAKAIVDRAHAMNRMGETEEIADVITWLCSDRSSFVTGIVLPADGGALVADRVADLFVTTKD; from the coding sequence ATGGGTCTCTTGGAGAATAAGGTGGCACTTGTTACTGGCGCCGCATCTGGGATTGGACGAGCAACAGCTATTATGCTCGCTAAGGAGGGCGCTAAAGTCACCGTCAATGATATCAACGTTGAAGGCGGTCTGGAAACCGTCAGAATAATTAGAAATGCCGGTGGTGAAGCAATCATGGTCCAGGCCGACGTTTCTAAAGCCGACCAGGTTGAAGCCATGGTCAAACGGATCGTGGACACCTTTGGCGGACTGCACTGTGCTTGCAACAACGCTTTCTACCAACAGCAGCAACGGGTAGACGCACACCTGCTGGACGAGGATGAGTGGCATAAGGCCATTACGGTGAACTTGACTGGCACATGGCTGTCCATGAAATATGAAATCCCGGTGATGCTGGCGAGAGGTGGTGGGTCAATCGTCAATGTAAGCTCCGTGGCCGGAATCAAGGGCGAGCCATATCAGGCACACTACAGCGCCAGCAAAGGAGGGATCAATGCGCTCACCATGTGTGCTGCCGCCGAATATGCGGCGCGAGGCATTCGGGTGAATGCCGTGGCTCCAGGTGCTATACTCACGCCAGCGTTTCGAGCCTTTTTCCAGTATATGCCAGAAGCCAAAGCCATTGTGGACAGGGCCCACGCAATGAACCGCATGGGCGAAACAGAAGAGATCGCGGATGTAATCACCTGGTTGTGCTCCGACAGATCATCTTTCGTGACAGGCATAGTCCTGCCTGCGGATGGCGGCGCTCTAGTGGCCGACCGGGTTGCCGACCTCTTTGTCACGACCAAAGACTAA